A stretch of Arachis hypogaea cultivar Tifrunner chromosome 15, arahy.Tifrunner.gnm2.J5K5, whole genome shotgun sequence DNA encodes these proteins:
- the LOC112751254 gene encoding uncharacterized protein yields MEIEARAAPMVAKKLLNILRIVMVMLRKGISKSKLISEFNLLLKRGKIAASNAISTTLTLHHHYAAAFTRRRSSFRNNKNLSFYPREYQFSCTSSPAFNYHSRRHHRCHHHEDVSTLCKVLEMLKDNNNNNNYEMVMDSPLMPLPEFGKSPKQLRITDSPFPLKDEEDFDDDDGGKIDIKAEEFIKRFYKNLHSQHTNSPYYYSWDR; encoded by the coding sequence atggaAATTGAAGCAAGGGCAGCACCAATGGTGGCAAAGAAGCTTTTGAACATTCTAAGAATAGTTATGGTCATGTTAAGAAAAGGTATATCAAAGAGCAAACTCATTTCCGAGTTCAATCTCTTGCTCAAGCGCGGAAAGATAGCAGCCAGCAACGCAATCTCCACCACTCTCACTCTCCACCACCACTACGCCGCCGCCTTCACGCGCCGCCGTTCCTCCTTCCGCAACAACAAAAACCTCTCCTTCTACCCTCGCGAATACCAATTCAGCTGCACTAGTAGCCCTGCCTTTAATTACCACAGTCGTCGCCACCATCGCTGCCACCACCACGAAGACGTTTCAACCCTATGTAAGGTTCTTGAGATGCTaaaagacaacaacaacaataacaactatGAGATGGTGATGGATTCGCCATTGATGCCATTGCCAGAGTTTGGAAAAAGCCCTAAGCAGTTGAGGATCACTGATTCCCCTTTTCCTCTCAAAGACGAAGAAGATTTTGATGATGACGATGGTGGCAAAATTGATATTAAAGCTGAAGAGTTTATTAAAAGGTTTTATAAGAATCTTCACTCACAACACACAAATTCTCCTTATTATTACTCTTGGGACCGATAA